In the genome of Hyphobacterium sp. CCMP332, one region contains:
- a CDS encoding chorismate-binding protein: MVKLEKNKAFVIFKKPFEKEFNFLSGPWIKTNISQKPGEGFVLAPFDLNRNLAYHIQGKSKVINSFPKNIDSLIKIKSWKPLKSNTDYKDLVDKALINIRKGDFKKIVLSRCEIQSIPKGFELGSYFEKISAAYPECMVYLIHIPNEACWFGASPELLGKFSSENIFQTVALAGTIKKSDFLNGQKWTEKEIIEQELVTDFIIKKINNLSPGLLSSRGPENVETGDLIHLKSSIEAEIAQDVAMQLVLALHPSPAVSGIPQKKAIDYINNNENYEREFYSGFFGIIESSSEFEFYVNLRCMQLLKQEAILYAGAGITTDSDSGKEYLETSNKLNALKRHFHA; encoded by the coding sequence ATGGTCAAATTAGAAAAGAATAAGGCATTTGTAATATTTAAAAAACCATTTGAAAAAGAATTCAATTTTTTAAGTGGCCCCTGGATAAAAACAAATATATCCCAAAAACCAGGCGAGGGTTTTGTTTTAGCCCCATTCGATTTGAACAGAAATCTGGCTTATCATATTCAGGGAAAATCAAAAGTGATAAATTCTTTCCCCAAAAACATAGATTCTTTAATCAAAATAAAAAGTTGGAAACCCTTAAAATCCAACACGGACTATAAAGATTTGGTGGATAAAGCCTTAATAAATATTAGGAAAGGCGACTTTAAAAAAATAGTCTTGTCGCGCTGTGAAATTCAATCTATTCCAAAAGGGTTTGAATTAGGTTCTTATTTTGAGAAAATATCAGCGGCCTATCCTGAATGTATGGTTTATTTAATTCATATTCCAAATGAAGCCTGTTGGTTTGGAGCCAGCCCGGAGTTATTAGGTAAGTTTAGTTCAGAAAATATATTTCAAACAGTTGCTTTGGCCGGAACAATTAAAAAATCTGATTTTCTTAATGGTCAAAAATGGACTGAAAAAGAGATTATTGAACAAGAATTGGTGACTGATTTTATTATTAAAAAAATAAACAATTTATCACCCGGGTTATTAAGTTCAAGAGGCCCGGAAAATGTTGAAACAGGAGACTTAATCCATTTAAAATCCAGTATAGAAGCAGAAATTGCTCAGGATGTGGCTATGCAACTTGTTTTGGCACTTCATCCCAGTCCGGCAGTTAGTGGAATCCCTCAAAAAAAGGCCATTGATTATATAAATAATAATGAAAATTATGAACGTGAATTTTACTCTGGTTTTTTTGGGATTATTGAAAGCTCAAGTGAATTTGAATTTTATGTTAATTTGAGGTGCATGCAATTATTAAAGCAAGAAGCTATTTTATATGCGGGCGCCGGAATTACGACTGATTCTGACTCCGGTAAAGAATATTTAGAAACATCTAATAAATTAAATGCTTTAAAACGCCATTTTCATGCCTAA
- a CDS encoding hotdog fold thioesterase, producing MIKHKPSLKELNKINKGNMGEHLDIVYTDIGDDYLEGKMPVDNRTKQPFGLLHGGASVVLAETLGSLASQLCVDGKKQFCVGIEINANHIKGVRAGYVTGKASAIHIGKKTHVWEIKIIDEQDDLVCISRLTVAVIDKR from the coding sequence ATGATAAAACATAAACCAAGTCTCAAAGAATTAAATAAGATAAATAAGGGAAATATGGGTGAACATCTCGATATTGTTTATACAGACATTGGAGATGATTACCTTGAAGGAAAAATGCCAGTTGATAATAGAACAAAACAACCTTTTGGACTATTACATGGAGGGGCGTCAGTTGTTCTTGCAGAAACGCTTGGAAGTTTGGCTTCACAACTATGTGTTGATGGTAAAAAACAATTCTGCGTTGGTATTGAGATAAATGCAAATCATATCAAAGGTGTGCGAGCTGGTTATGTAACTGGAAAAGCCTCTGCCATACATATTGGCAAAAAAACGCATGTTTGGGAAATTAAAATCATTGATGAGCAAGACGATCTTGTTTGTATTAGCCGATTAACAGTAGCTGTCATAGACAAAAGATAA
- a CDS encoding tRNA-(ms[2]io[6]A)-hydroxylase, giving the protein MLGLKLPTDPRWIDLAQISVEEILIDHAYCEQKAASSCISLIVQYADKKEIVEALTPIVAEEWSHFERVIDEMNKRGMNLGKARKDEYVAELNKSIRKGGSREQQLVEKLLLNALIEARSCERFKLLYENHPEEYLRKFYYDFMVSEAGHYRNFIDLAKKYMPLEYVKKRWEEFLEEEKMIISMLTVRGDRMH; this is encoded by the coding sequence ATGTTAGGGTTAAAATTACCAACAGATCCACGGTGGATTGACCTCGCACAAATAAGTGTTGAGGAAATTTTAATTGACCACGCCTATTGTGAACAAAAAGCAGCTTCTTCCTGTATTTCTCTCATTGTACAATACGCTGATAAAAAAGAAATAGTTGAAGCATTGACGCCTATTGTTGCTGAGGAATGGAGTCATTTTGAAAGAGTCATTGATGAAATGAACAAAAGAGGAATGAATTTGGGTAAGGCAAGAAAGGATGAATATGTTGCAGAATTAAATAAATCAATAAGAAAAGGGGGGAGTAGAGAACAACAACTTGTAGAGAAACTACTGTTAAATGCATTAATTGAAGCCAGAAGTTGTGAGCGCTTTAAATTATTATATGAAAACCATCCGGAAGAGTATTTAAGAAAGTTCTATTATGATTTCATGGTATCAGAAGCCGGTCATTATAGAAATTTTATCGACCTTGCAAAGAAATACATGCCTCTTGAATATGTTAAAAAGCGTTGGGAGGAGTTTTTAGAAGAGGAGAAAATGATTATATCCATGCTTACAGTTCGAGGCGATAGAATGCACTAA
- the lpxK gene encoding tetraacyldisaccharide 4'-kinase, producing MIFVRLLLFPFSLLYAFITAVRNWMFNSGILKSIEFDIPVISIGNLRVGGTGKTPHVEYLINLLSNKYNIATISRGYGRETRGFIIADDAKTARDIGDEPLQIYNKLKNKALVTVCEERALAIPRLLSEKNDVNLVILDDAFQHRFVKPKVNILLTTFKQPFYKDFLLPTGMLREPHYGARRADIVVITKCPDDLPEEIQESIKRKVLNFAKNNTPIFFTKLNYGRPHSFSGSDKECPKQVILVSGLADSNPFVEHVKQNFEILFEKKYADHYDYFSDDIEDMEAWLKKYPEAAILCTEKDYVKLNDVRFKDFFQKHKAYYLPVEVAFLNNEDEFLQTIQKSIK from the coding sequence TTGATATTTGTAAGACTATTATTATTTCCCTTTTCATTACTCTATGCTTTTATTACAGCTGTTAGAAACTGGATGTTTAACTCCGGTATATTAAAATCCATTGAATTTGATATCCCGGTGATTAGTATAGGTAATTTAAGGGTAGGAGGTACCGGCAAAACACCACATGTGGAGTATTTGATAAACTTACTTAGCAATAAATATAACATTGCGACAATCAGTCGGGGTTATGGCCGTGAAACCAGAGGGTTTATAATTGCCGATGATGCTAAAACGGCGAGAGATATTGGGGATGAACCACTTCAGATATATAATAAATTAAAAAATAAAGCGCTCGTTACAGTTTGTGAAGAAAGAGCGCTTGCCATACCTCGACTCTTGTCAGAAAAAAATGATGTCAATCTAGTTATTCTTGATGATGCCTTTCAACACAGGTTTGTCAAGCCTAAGGTCAACATTTTACTTACAACTTTTAAACAGCCTTTTTACAAGGATTTTTTATTACCAACGGGTATGCTCAGAGAACCTCATTATGGGGCAAGAAGAGCTGATATCGTTGTAATAACTAAATGTCCGGATGATTTGCCTGAAGAGATACAGGAATCAATCAAACGTAAAGTTTTAAACTTTGCAAAAAACAATACGCCAATTTTTTTCACCAAATTAAATTACGGGCGGCCTCATTCTTTTTCCGGATCCGATAAAGAATGTCCCAAACAAGTTATTTTAGTTTCTGGACTGGCCGATTCAAATCCTTTTGTAGAACATGTGAAACAAAATTTTGAGATCCTTTTTGAAAAAAAATACGCAGACCATTACGATTATTTTTCAGATGATATTGAAGATATGGAAGCATGGCTAAAGAAATATCCCGAAGCTGCAATTCTGTGCACAGAGAAAGATTATGTAAAACTCAATGATGTTCGATTCAAAGATTTTTTTCAAAAGCACAAAGCATATTATTTACCGGTAGAGGTAGCATTTTTAAATAATGAAGATGAATTTTTACAAACGATTCAGAAATCAATTAAATGA
- a CDS encoding response regulator — MDKAVIIDDDPLFAKALKHKLSFTYGFEVESYKSAERALNSLNTDPGIIFLDYQLSVGTEVMDGLMALRVLKKNYPKCTIIMMSGVENTHWLKQGQKYGARTFMTKSDNQLTNLEKVITEFRINKANS, encoded by the coding sequence ATGGATAAAGCAGTTATTATAGATGATGATCCATTATTTGCCAAGGCATTAAAGCACAAATTATCTTTTACCTATGGTTTTGAAGTCGAGTCCTATAAAAGTGCAGAAAGAGCTTTAAATAGTTTAAATACTGACCCGGGTATAATTTTTCTGGATTACCAATTAAGTGTAGGCACAGAGGTTATGGATGGACTTATGGCGCTTCGCGTTTTAAAGAAAAATTATCCAAAATGCACCATTATAATGATGTCTGGTGTAGAAAATACCCACTGGCTTAAGCAAGGTCAAAAATACGGTGCAAGAACATTTATGACTAAATCCGATAACCAATTAACCAATTTGGAGAAAGTAATTACGGAATTTCGAATAAATAAAGCGAATAGCTGA
- a CDS encoding histidine phosphatase family protein — MGVKKIYLIRHGQTDFNLKGIVQGSGVDAGLNDFGRLQAETFFQAYQHIPFDKIYTSKLKRSWESIEKFIEKGIPWEKLEGLNEISWGNREGQAITPEEDAYYHQMLTLWKKGETQHKIEGGESPEDVVYRQIEAFNHILAQENEKCILICMHGRAMRILLTHLLNYPLKDMDTFEHANLCLYELVYTGTMFHISNFNDTRHLSSIHLNQTH; from the coding sequence TTGGGAGTCAAAAAAATATATCTAATCAGACATGGGCAAACCGATTTCAATTTAAAAGGAATTGTGCAGGGAAGTGGCGTTGATGCGGGCTTGAATGATTTTGGAAGACTTCAAGCAGAAACGTTCTTTCAGGCCTATCAACATATCCCCTTTGATAAGATATATACTTCAAAGTTAAAAAGAAGCTGGGAAAGCATTGAAAAATTTATTGAGAAAGGCATTCCATGGGAAAAACTAGAAGGGCTGAATGAAATTTCATGGGGAAATAGAGAAGGGCAGGCCATAACACCTGAAGAAGATGCTTATTATCACCAAATGCTGACGCTTTGGAAAAAAGGCGAAACACAACACAAGATTGAGGGCGGAGAAAGTCCGGAAGATGTTGTATATCGTCAAATTGAAGCTTTTAATCATATCCTTGCCCAGGAAAATGAAAAATGTATACTTATTTGTATGCATGGACGGGCCATGAGAATATTACTAACACATTTGCTGAATTATCCTCTTAAGGATATGGATACATTTGAACATGCCAATCTTTGTCTTTATGAACTGGTGTACACCGGAACGATGTTTCACATTTCAAACTTCAATGATACACGACATCTCAGTTCTATTCATTTGAATCAAACGCATTAA
- a CDS encoding Nif3-like dinuclear metal center hexameric protein — translation MTKIKDISGSLEEFAPLQLQENYDNAGLIIGNPETEVNAILFCLDSTEEVIEEAIQKKCNLVIAHHPIIFTGLKKIQNQHYVEKTVRKAIKNDIAIYASHTNLDNVYLGVNNKIAEKLDLINTKILRVKEDEMTGAGLIGELRESLNESEFLEKVKKAMSIEVLRHSDFLNRKIKKVALCGGAGSFLIKDAIMENADAFITGDVKYHEFFEANFEILLLDIGHYESERFTIEIFHKVLSGKFPNIALQFSEVNTNPINYST, via the coding sequence ATGACAAAAATTAAAGACATATCTGGGAGTCTTGAAGAATTTGCTCCCCTGCAATTACAGGAAAATTACGACAATGCCGGATTAATTATAGGAAATCCCGAAACTGAGGTCAACGCTATCCTTTTTTGTTTGGATTCAACGGAGGAGGTTATAGAAGAGGCCATTCAAAAAAAATGCAATTTAGTTATCGCTCACCATCCTATTATTTTTACCGGCTTAAAAAAAATACAAAATCAGCACTATGTAGAAAAAACAGTTAGAAAAGCCATAAAAAATGATATTGCCATTTATGCTTCCCATACCAATTTAGACAATGTTTATTTAGGTGTAAACAATAAAATAGCCGAAAAGCTGGACTTGATCAATACAAAAATATTGAGGGTCAAAGAAGATGAAATGACCGGTGCCGGTCTAATTGGAGAATTAAGAGAATCTTTAAACGAATCAGAATTTCTTGAAAAAGTAAAAAAGGCTATGTCGATAGAAGTCTTAAGACACAGTGATTTCCTGAACAGGAAGATTAAAAAAGTAGCACTATGTGGGGGTGCCGGAAGCTTTTTAATAAAGGATGCAATTATGGAAAATGCAGATGCCTTTATTACAGGTGATGTAAAATACCACGAATTCTTTGAAGCCAATTTTGAAATCCTTTTACTGGATATTGGGCACTATGAAAGTGAGCGGTTTACAATAGAGATTTTTCATAAGGTTTTATCAGGAAAATTCCCTAATATTGCACTCCAATTTTCAGAGGTGAATACGAATCCGATTAATTACTCAACTTAA
- a CDS encoding tetratricopeptide repeat protein: MKKTLYIFFVLIIVGKNSFADENKFPKEQFQRLYQLNIDTSQLEVATNAYYVLAENYNDFLFLLINGNPELFQLFKRRHARRLENIEVSGSSEKIKTFCSAEIDLQWALIHWRFGEYLRCGVLLRRAYKSLIDLQAMHPDFIEVNKSLGLLHIMLSAIPEEFHWLTNLFGFENNLDRGFKELSKCVNSENDFQLEANLFLSYVYIFILDQKNEGFRILENLAPYDTKLASLSFIIFCHKAGENEKGLEEIYKNKWIFPPIHLEPIVSLIRGELHLKKLEYEDAIFNYKNFLLTYYGKGFTSNARLKLLYAYYLLGDFSKTDLEMNRKIEDESDLIVSDKYAQKFFGDKKLPEKVLLKSRLLFDGGYFNEAKNQIQLYALSSNKNEEHEIEYYYRLARIEQSLKNFDLCIPAFKKCIEIQGDANYYFAPNSCLQLGHIYTSKGEKEKAVLYYNKALEYRKYPYSQSIEHQSKSALNAFDSNE, translated from the coding sequence TTGAAAAAAACACTTTACATTTTTTTTGTTCTAATCATTGTTGGTAAAAACTCATTTGCCGATGAGAATAAATTCCCCAAAGAACAATTTCAACGACTCTACCAATTAAACATAGACACAAGTCAATTAGAGGTTGCAACAAATGCCTACTATGTGCTGGCAGAGAATTACAATGATTTTTTATTTCTGCTCATTAATGGAAATCCAGAGTTATTCCAATTATTTAAACGGAGACATGCTCGAAGATTGGAAAATATTGAGGTTTCAGGAAGCAGTGAAAAGATAAAAACCTTTTGTAGTGCAGAGATAGATCTTCAATGGGCACTAATCCATTGGCGATTTGGTGAATATTTAAGATGTGGTGTACTCTTAAGAAGGGCGTATAAAAGCTTAATTGATCTTCAAGCGATGCACCCTGATTTTATTGAAGTCAATAAATCTCTGGGCCTTCTTCATATTATGCTATCTGCAATCCCTGAAGAATTCCATTGGTTAACCAATCTGTTTGGTTTTGAAAATAATTTAGACCGTGGATTTAAGGAGTTATCAAAATGTGTAAATAGCGAAAATGATTTTCAACTTGAGGCCAATCTTTTCCTTAGTTACGTATATATTTTCATTCTGGATCAAAAAAATGAAGGATTTAGAATATTAGAAAATCTTGCGCCTTATGATACAAAACTGGCCTCTCTTTCATTTATAATTTTTTGTCATAAAGCGGGAGAAAATGAAAAAGGTCTTGAAGAGATCTATAAAAACAAATGGATATTTCCACCTATACATCTGGAACCCATAGTTTCTCTTATCAGAGGCGAGTTACATTTAAAAAAACTGGAGTATGAGGATGCGATTTTTAACTATAAAAATTTTTTACTCACTTATTACGGCAAAGGATTTACTTCTAATGCGCGTTTAAAACTGCTTTATGCTTACTATCTTCTTGGTGATTTTAGTAAGACCGACTTGGAGATGAACAGAAAAATTGAGGATGAATCTGATTTGATTGTTTCAGATAAATATGCCCAAAAGTTTTTTGGTGATAAAAAGTTACCTGAAAAGGTTTTGCTAAAGTCGAGATTGCTATTTGATGGAGGTTATTTTAATGAAGCAAAAAATCAAATTCAATTGTATGCCTTATCATCAAATAAAAATGAGGAACATGAAATTGAATATTATTATAGATTAGCGAGGATTGAACAGAGTTTAAAAAATTTCGATTTATGCATCCCCGCCTTTAAAAAATGCATTGAAATTCAGGGTGATGCCAACTATTATTTTGCCCCTAATTCCTGTCTTCAATTAGGTCATATTTATACATCCAAAGGCGAAAAAGAGAAGGCAGTATTATACTACAATAAGGCCCTGGAATACAGAAAATACCCATACAGCCAAAGCATTGAACATCAGTCTAAATCCGCACTTAATGCGTTTGATTCAAATGAATAG